A region from the Silene latifolia isolate original U9 population chromosome 7, ASM4854445v1, whole genome shotgun sequence genome encodes:
- the LOC141591622 gene encoding aluminum-activated malate transporter 2-like, translated as MENRDENSNNFFKAKLAKIKNNLVLIGQLTKQLVKDDPRRIVHSFKVGLAIALVSLFYYFDPLYEGFGVNAMWGVLTVVVVFEYSVGATVGKSLNRVVSTIIGGWLAVGDHRLCSYWGDDLEPVLLGFSVFLTAAVATFMRFYPIIKARYDYGMQIFILTFSLICVSGYRDDEVIDMAQRRISTILIGCCTAVVICVVIRPVWAGHDLHNVTASNLAKLGNFLQEFGVEYFKKSTDVPLLNDGKSFQSIIDSKSSVDTLSNFARWEPWHGRFKYTHPWIQYQIICGLTRVHACRAEALHNILYCRTQAPNEVKAKFLEPCSKMSIESGKALKELSFAIKEMTEPSKANAHIQNAKKSAQDLNELLKSNLWENINLLDVTRVATVASLLNEVVTCTEEIAEAVQRLATLAKFTSIVDDNKVAVQDGNSKMLNQLSSMKSRSSTSYVIIVDGSTPRSSNCEDPPSLAMAQQDAE; from the exons ATGGAAAATAGAGATGAAAACTCGAATAATTTCTTCAAGGCTAAGCttgcaaaaataaaaaataatttagTATTAATTGGGCAATTAACAAAGCAACTTGTAAAAGATGATCCAAGAAGAATAGTTCACTCTTTTAAAGTTGGACTTGCTATTGCTTTAGTCTCATTGTTTTACTATTTTGATCCACTTTATGAAGGATTTGGTGTTAATGCAATGTGGGGTGTTCTTACCGTGGTGGTCGTCTTTGAGTACTCCGTTG GTGCAACGGTTGGAAAAAGTTTGAATAGAGTAGTGTCAACCATTATAGGAGGTTGGCTTGCAGTGGGTGATCATAGATTATGCAGTTACTGGGGAGATGATTTGGAGCCTGTTCTTCTTGGTTTCTCTGTTTTCTTAACAG CTGCGGTAGCGACGTTTATGAGGTTTTATCCAATAATAAAAGCGAGGTACGATTATGGGATGCAGATATTCATCTTAACATTCAGTTTGATTTGTGTGTCGGGGTACCGAGATGATGAGGTTATAGACATGGCACAAAGAAGAATATCGACTATTTTGATAGGATGTTGTACGGCCGTAGTTATTTGTGTTGTCATTCGCCCCGTTTGGGCTGGCCATGATCTTCATAATGTTACTGCCTCTAACCTTGCAAAGCTTGGTAATTTCTTGCAAG AATTCGGAGTTGAATACTTCAAAAAATCAACAGACGTGCCATTATTGAACGATGGCAAATCGTTTCAAAGCATAATCGATTCCAAAAGCAGCGTGGATACCTTG AGTAACTTTGCAAGATGGGAGCCTTGGCATGGGAGGTTCAAGTACACGCATCCATGGATACAATACCAGATAATTTGCGGGTTAACCCGAGTGCATGCTTGTAGAGCTGAAGCTCTACATAATATCCTATACTGTCGGACACAG gcGCCCAATGAAGTGAAGGCGAAGTTCCTAGAGCCGTGTTCAAAGATGAGCATTGAATCAGGCAAAGCATTGAAGGAATTATCATTCGCAATCAAAGAAATGACCGAACCCTCCAAGGCCAACGCTCATATCCAAAACGCGAAAAAATCAGCTCAAGATCTAAACGAATTGCTAAAATCAAACTTATGGGAAAACATCAATCTTTTGGATGTTACACGAGTAGCAACAGTCGCTTCATTGTTAAACGAAGTTGTAACATGTACGGAAGAGATTGCTGAGGCGGTCCAAAGGTTAGCCACCCTAGCAAAATTCACGAGCATTGTGGATGATAATAAGGTCGCGGTCCAAGATGGTAATTCTAAGATGTTAAATCAATTGTCGTCTATGAAGTCTCGATCCTCGACaagttatgtgattattgttgacGGTTCCACACCAAGATCGTCGAATTGTGAGGATCCGCCTTCGTTGGCTATGGCTCAACAAGATGCAGAGTAA